The nucleotide sequence AAAGCCAAACTTGGCATGCTCAACGCGCTGTCCAGCCGCCAGTTCAGCCGTGCTGGTGGGCGTAAAATCGGCGGAAGGCGTGTGCGTAACTGTTGGCTGAGGGGCCTGGCGCTGGGCCGTTTTCTGCGCCAGCGACCGCACGAACGACATGGATCCGGCTGATGTGGTTTCGCTGCGATCGCGCTCGGGCCGGTCAAAGTCCAGCCGGCTGGGTACCGAACGCAGCTTCGACATTTTCAGGTATTTCTGGTCGATTTCCATCAGAAACCGGCTTGGCTCGCACATCTTCAACCGACCGTAATGATAACGCGTTTCGGCGTAGGACATGCTCAGGCGTTTCTCGGCACGAGTAATTGCTACGTAAAACAAACGCCGTTCCTCTTCCAGATCGCTGCGGCTTTCGAGCATCATTTGGCTGGGGAACAGGTCTTCTTCCAGCCCAACGATATGAACGTTCTTAAACTCCAGACCCTTGGCCGCGTGAATAGTCATCAGCGTGACTTTATCATTGTCACCGTCATCTTCTTTCTCGTCGGCGGTGGTCAGCAGCGAGACGGATTGCAGAAACGCGCCGAGACTCTTGTCGTCGTTATCGGGATTATCGACAAACTCTTTGATGGCGTTCAGCAATTCCTGTACGTTCTCGTAGCGGGCCAGCCCTTCGACGGTTTTATCGTCGTACAATTCTTTGAGCAGACCCGACGCTTTGGCAATGTGTGAGGCTACTTCAAAGGCATCTTTCTGATCGAGCAAGAGTTTGAAACTCTTGATCAGATCGGCGAAACCCTCAATGGCAATCGCCGACCGGCCCGTAACGTGCTTGTTAATATCGGCAACAATTTCCCAGACCGAATCTTCTTTCTCGGCCGCAATGACGCTGATTTTAGCAACGGTCGTGTCGCCGATACCACGTTTGGGCAGGTTAATGATCCGCTTGAACGCTTCTTCGTCCTGCTGGTTCACCGTGAAGCGCAGGTAAGCAATCAGGTCCTTAATTTCTTTACGCTGATAGAACGACAAACCCCCGATGATGCGGTACTTGATGCTCATCTTGCGCAGGGCTTCTTCAAACGCCCGCGACTGCGCGTTGGTGCGGTAGAGAATGGCGAAGTCGTTATTAGTCAGCCCTTCGTTCATCTTCGTTTCAAAGATTGCCGAGGCAACCAGCCGCCCTTCTTCGTTATCCGACGACGCTTTGATTACGTCGATCAACGGACCGGCTTCGTTGTCGGTGAAGACGTGCTTTTCGAGCTGGTTTTTGTTACGGGCAATAATCGAGTTAGCCGCCTGTACGATGGTGTTGGTGGAACGGTAATTCTGCTCCAGCTTTACAATCTTGACGGCGTCCTTGCCGTAGTCGCGCTGAAAATTGAGGATGTTCTCAATGTTTGCGCCCCGGAACGCATAGATACTCTGCGCATCGTCGCCCACAACGCAGATATTCTGGTGCACGGCCGCCAGTTTGCGCGTAATAAGGTACTGCGACACGTTGGTATCCTGAAACTCATCGACCATCACGTG is from Spirosoma taeanense and encodes:
- a CDS encoding ATP-dependent helicase, with product MVDYISGLNDPQREAVMHGDGPLMIIAGAGSGKTRVLTYRIAHLIENGVDPFRILALTFTNKAAGEMRHRIEKVVGSEARNIWMGTFHSVFAKILRIEAKAIGYTSNFSIYDTDDSKSLLRSIVKEMGLDDKVYRVNNVFGRISGAKNRLIGPDDYLNNSVIQADDESARMPHIGRIYKQYAMRCFAANAMDFDDLLFNTNVLFRDHLDILHKYQHKFQHVMVDEFQDTNVSQYLITRKLAAVHQNICVVGDDAQSIYAFRGANIENILNFQRDYGKDAVKIVKLEQNYRSTNTIVQAANSIIARNKNQLEKHVFTDNEAGPLIDVIKASSDNEEGRLVASAIFETKMNEGLTNNDFAILYRTNAQSRAFEEALRKMSIKYRIIGGLSFYQRKEIKDLIAYLRFTVNQQDEEAFKRIINLPKRGIGDTTVAKISVIAAEKEDSVWEIVADINKHVTGRSAIAIEGFADLIKSFKLLLDQKDAFEVASHIAKASGLLKELYDDKTVEGLARYENVQELLNAIKEFVDNPDNDDKSLGAFLQSVSLLTTADEKEDDGDNDKVTLMTIHAAKGLEFKNVHIVGLEEDLFPSQMMLESRSDLEEERRLFYVAITRAEKRLSMSYAETRYHYGRLKMCEPSRFLMEIDQKYLKMSKLRSVPSRLDFDRPERDRSETTSAGSMSFVRSLAQKTAQRQAPQPTVTHTPSADFTPTSTAELAAGQRVEHAKFGFGTVKSVDVNGTERKATIQFEKAGEKVLLLSFAKLRVVA